Proteins encoded in a region of the Haloarchaeobius salinus genome:
- a CDS encoding histidine phosphatase family protein produces the protein MESVADDATVVLARHGETTWNRERRIQGWAPTSLTDAGREQARRLGGHLADSYDVDRLVASDLRRTRETARHVARCVDCPVDYDRGWRERSFGVYQGLSYEALFEGHPEFAVHKVGVEAARTEPEGGESLLAARERVLDAWARLVAGVPDGGTVAVVTHGGPLYVLLGHLRGQDLVTALTEHDQGNCAVSEVRLTDDGPVVVCDGDTGYRE, from the coding sequence ATGGAGTCGGTCGCCGACGACGCGACGGTGGTGCTGGCACGCCACGGCGAGACGACGTGGAACCGCGAGCGACGCATCCAGGGCTGGGCCCCGACCTCGCTGACCGACGCGGGGCGCGAGCAGGCCCGACGGCTGGGGGGCCACCTCGCCGACAGCTACGACGTGGACCGGCTGGTCGCCTCGGACCTCCGGCGGACCCGCGAGACGGCGCGGCACGTGGCCCGGTGCGTCGACTGTCCGGTCGACTACGACCGCGGCTGGCGCGAGCGGAGCTTCGGGGTGTATCAGGGGCTCTCCTACGAGGCGCTGTTCGAGGGCCACCCGGAGTTCGCGGTCCACAAGGTCGGCGTCGAGGCGGCACGGACCGAACCCGAGGGGGGCGAGTCGCTGCTCGCGGCACGGGAACGCGTGCTGGACGCGTGGGCCCGGCTCGTCGCCGGGGTTCCCGACGGTGGGACGGTCGCGGTGGTCACCCACGGCGGCCCGCTGTACGTCCTGCTCGGCCACCTCCGCGGACAGGACCTCGTCACCGCACTCACGGAGCACGATCAGGGCAACTGTGCGGTGTCGGAGGTGCGGCTGACCGACGACGGCCCGGTCGTGGTCTGCGACGGCGACACCGGCTACCGGGAGTAG
- a CDS encoding DNA polymerase sliding clamp, whose amino-acid sequence MFKAIVSAETLKTTLDSVSVLVDECKVHLDEDGIEIRAVDPANVGMVDLRLSAEAFESYEADGGIIGVNLSRLEDIAGMADAGQLVELELDEETRKLHIQIDGLEYTLALIDPDSIRQEPDIPDLDLSAEVVIEGKDINRAVKASDMVSDHIALGVDAGDELFYVDAEGDTDDVHLELDTEDLIDLQAGDARSLFSLDYLKDMNKAIPADAEVTLELGEEFPLKINFPIAEGQGSVLFVLAPRIQSD is encoded by the coding sequence ATGTTCAAGGCCATCGTGAGCGCCGAGACGCTCAAGACGACGCTCGACTCCGTGAGCGTCCTGGTGGACGAGTGCAAGGTCCACCTCGACGAAGACGGCATCGAGATACGCGCCGTCGACCCCGCCAACGTCGGCATGGTCGACCTGCGGCTCTCCGCCGAGGCGTTCGAGTCCTACGAGGCCGACGGCGGCATCATCGGCGTCAACCTCTCCCGCCTCGAGGACATCGCCGGGATGGCCGACGCCGGACAGCTCGTCGAGCTCGAACTCGACGAGGAGACGCGCAAGCTCCACATCCAGATCGACGGGCTGGAGTACACGCTCGCGCTCATCGACCCCGACAGCATCCGCCAGGAGCCCGACATCCCGGACCTGGACCTCTCCGCCGAGGTCGTCATCGAGGGCAAGGACATCAACCGCGCCGTCAAGGCCTCCGACATGGTCTCGGACCACATCGCACTCGGCGTCGACGCCGGCGACGAGCTGTTCTACGTCGACGCGGAGGGCGACACCGACGACGTCCACCTCGAACTCGACACCGAGGACCTCATCGACCTGCAGGCCGGCGATGCCCGCTCGCTGTTCAGCCTCGACTACCTGAAGGACATGAACAAGGCCATCCCCGCCGACGCCGAGGTCACCCTCGAGCTCGGCGAGGAGTTCCCCCTCAAGATCAACTTCCCCATCGCCGAGGGACAGGGCTCGGTCCTGTTCGTGCTCGCACCGCGCATCCAGAGCGACTAG
- a CDS encoding DUF2298 domain-containing protein, translated as MFEVFIVAKWLLVFAALAVVGAPLAAVVFRQFPRRGAAFAIPAALLPTVLLVFWLGQATFGSLTVFASLAVVVLASGLAVYRGVEPDWRGVAGSYVVFALGFLFLTTFRAYNAGITPVGGEQFLHFGLVKSLLRASALPPEDFWFAGEPLRYYYGTQMQVAMMAMLTDTPARYAFNLGIPAFYAMLVVAAYGLVGTVTSLRDRSYRLGGTFGVFFVAVAGALTTFVRLVFGALPIDLAVEYGQPAFGFIASRFFMGDDGIDTMDGAMRAAIGEMGHLEPWGWWFTRYVVPGTLQEFPLYSFIKSDLHGHALANGYILVAAALALAYYLTPAEHRLRRLGLVYGGIGLIAGVFGFMNTWSLPSAVGLAWLAMAAADAHPATLLPGELGERLHYDPGPTGDAPLARRLGAEIWRVVLAGVFAALVGVLGVALASPFLVFGNVPTNDGIGFLPPRTGLAPFLVIYGGIMALFAGFVVYRSWPEVKGLPSWASLAGAVGLLAIGAVLVHVVDFAVFAVVGPIILGMWWLVRTDRVGFEAVLVVAGVGLLLSFEVIHARVAPYSLPRWNTTLKVAVQGWTLAAAGAGGITALVLSEAWDVLASESPTDSDSPESAPTDDAGPHTHADTTTATDGGSRTRSTLATLGVAVLAIAVVLTSTPFVALAFADEVKAPYDDGAPATIDGVGTHERWKASQMDAIHWLDDREGRPVIVEPVDTPVPDDPEGIYVEYDWITPAATLTGLPTVLGWDHQVNYRGGEAYLHRMEQVDDIYTGTWANATSALREHDVQYIYVGPRANELYGGDIRQFHHHDGISVAFENDQVTIYEVNHDELAGTDDEWPAEGSARWNGTDANATVAV; from the coding sequence ATGTTCGAGGTGTTCATCGTCGCGAAGTGGCTCCTCGTGTTCGCCGCCCTCGCCGTCGTCGGTGCCCCCCTGGCAGCGGTGGTGTTCCGCCAGTTCCCCCGACGCGGGGCCGCGTTCGCGATTCCCGCCGCACTGCTCCCGACCGTCCTCCTCGTCTTCTGGCTCGGTCAGGCGACGTTCGGATCCCTCACCGTGTTCGCCAGCCTCGCGGTCGTCGTACTGGCCTCCGGGCTCGCCGTCTACCGTGGCGTCGAGCCGGACTGGCGTGGCGTCGCCGGCAGCTACGTCGTCTTCGCGCTCGGGTTCCTGTTCCTGACCACGTTCCGCGCGTACAACGCCGGCATCACGCCCGTCGGCGGCGAGCAGTTCCTCCACTTCGGGCTGGTGAAGTCGCTGCTCCGGGCGAGTGCGCTCCCGCCCGAGGACTTCTGGTTCGCCGGCGAGCCGCTCCGGTACTACTACGGCACCCAGATGCAGGTCGCGATGATGGCGATGCTCACCGACACGCCCGCCCGTTACGCGTTCAACCTCGGTATCCCGGCGTTCTACGCGATGCTCGTCGTCGCCGCCTACGGGCTGGTCGGGACGGTCACGTCGCTGCGCGACCGCTCGTACCGCCTCGGCGGCACGTTCGGCGTGTTCTTCGTCGCCGTCGCGGGCGCGCTCACGACGTTCGTCCGGCTGGTGTTCGGTGCGCTCCCCATCGACCTCGCCGTCGAGTACGGCCAGCCCGCCTTCGGCTTCATCGCCAGCCGGTTCTTCATGGGCGACGACGGCATCGACACGATGGACGGGGCGATGCGGGCGGCGATAGGGGAGATGGGCCACCTCGAGCCCTGGGGCTGGTGGTTCACCCGCTACGTCGTCCCCGGTACGCTCCAGGAGTTCCCGCTCTACTCGTTCATCAAGTCCGACCTGCACGGCCACGCGCTCGCGAACGGCTACATCCTCGTCGCCGCCGCGCTCGCGCTGGCGTACTACCTCACGCCCGCCGAGCACCGGCTTCGCCGGCTCGGGCTCGTCTACGGCGGTATCGGGCTCATCGCGGGCGTCTTCGGCTTCATGAACACCTGGTCGCTCCCGTCCGCGGTCGGGCTCGCGTGGCTGGCGATGGCCGCCGCGGACGCACACCCGGCGACGCTGCTGCCCGGCGAGCTCGGTGAGCGCCTCCACTACGACCCGGGTCCCACCGGCGACGCGCCGCTCGCTCGCCGCCTGGGGGCCGAAATATGGCGCGTCGTCCTCGCGGGCGTGTTCGCCGCGCTCGTCGGCGTCCTCGGCGTCGCGCTCGCCTCCCCGTTCCTCGTCTTCGGGAACGTGCCGACGAACGACGGCATCGGCTTCCTGCCACCCAGAACCGGGCTCGCGCCGTTCCTCGTCATCTACGGCGGCATCATGGCGCTGTTCGCCGGCTTCGTCGTCTACCGCAGCTGGCCCGAAGTGAAGGGGCTCCCGAGCTGGGCCTCGCTGGCCGGCGCGGTCGGTCTCCTCGCCATCGGCGCGGTGCTCGTCCACGTCGTCGACTTCGCGGTGTTCGCGGTCGTCGGCCCCATCATCCTCGGGATGTGGTGGCTCGTCCGCACCGACCGCGTGGGCTTCGAGGCCGTCCTCGTCGTCGCGGGCGTCGGGCTCCTGCTCTCGTTCGAGGTGATACACGCCCGCGTCGCGCCGTACAGCCTGCCGCGCTGGAACACCACGCTGAAGGTCGCGGTGCAGGGCTGGACGCTCGCCGCCGCCGGTGCCGGCGGTATCACCGCGCTCGTGCTCTCGGAGGCGTGGGACGTCCTCGCCAGCGAGTCGCCCACGGACAGCGACAGCCCCGAGTCGGCACCCACCGACGACGCCGGGCCGCACACCCACGCGGACACGACGACGGCGACCGACGGCGGCTCTCGTACCCGGTCGACGCTCGCCACCCTCGGTGTCGCCGTCCTCGCCATCGCCGTCGTCCTCACCAGCACGCCGTTCGTCGCGCTGGCGTTCGCCGACGAGGTGAAAGCGCCCTACGACGACGGCGCGCCCGCGACCATCGACGGGGTCGGCACCCACGAGCGCTGGAAGGCCAGCCAGATGGATGCCATCCACTGGCTCGACGACCGGGAGGGCCGCCCCGTCATCGTCGAACCCGTCGACACGCCGGTGCCCGACGACCCGGAGGGAATCTACGTCGAGTACGACTGGATAACGCCGGCGGCGACGCTGACCGGGCTCCCGACCGTCCTCGGCTGGGACCACCAGGTCAACTACCGCGGCGGCGAGGCCTACCTGCATCGGATGGAGCAGGTCGACGACATCTACACCGGCACCTGGGCGAACGCGACCAGCGCGCTCCGCGAGCACGACGTGCAGTACATCTACGTCGGGCCGCGCGCCAACGAGCTGTACGGCGGTGACATCCGTCAGTTCCACCACCACGACGGCATCTCGGTCGCCTTCGAGAACGACCAGGTGACCATCTACGAGGTGAACCACGACGAACTCGCGGGCACCGACGACGAGTGGCCGGCCGAGGGGTCGGCGCGCTGGAACGGGACGGACGCGAACGCGACCGTCGCGGTCTGA
- a CDS encoding ribbon-helix-helix domain-containing protein: protein MPKISVEIPQELLDDLDDHVGEDGKFVNRSDAIRSSIRKNLDILDEIDARHDRLEDDDE, encoded by the coding sequence ATGCCCAAGATCAGCGTCGAGATCCCACAGGAGCTGCTCGACGACCTCGACGACCACGTCGGCGAGGACGGCAAGTTCGTCAACCGCTCGGACGCCATCCGGTCGTCCATCCGGAAGAACCTGGACATCCTGGACGAGATCGACGCGCGACACGACCGACTGGAGGACGACGACGAGTAA
- a CDS encoding twin-arginine translocase subunit TatC — protein MPEDPDDSGLSKDDEQPPREPDLPGGDPAGEPVDDDAEDSTGDTTGESVEAAAARAVEAMTDEADAPDETGDDTTDGAPADVPDEPADVPVESPATGDDIHMGPHDPAPAGDADQDGGPPSEADGGESVPVGHAAGATRPSEAIGENPTTPDDPGDPFDDDEEFGGPPDDEELPLAVHIEEMVRRLGVVLLAAAAASALAIPASEQIITTMWYDLLPATTEITRPHLYSPLEFILTKIKVASLAGIVVALPLFVYESYLFMRPGLYPKERRYYLASVPVSLVLAVAGMAFAYFLVLPALFEYFLYYTEGSANIAFALSDTFNLIITLMAFQAIVFQIPLLIMLAIMMGITTRQWLQDRRLLFWGAFMGISFLFSPDPTGVAPFIVAASMIGLFEGTLLLLKWTRETSPVPTAEELGDSRPKVYVLAGLVGYALGPWPIPTGYYGELPPAVTDALATLGLGDATALLLGAAIVFVFELAAFVNKNYVGSLRVWDLVQAARVPVWLGALVVGYLGTPEPRAVELVERVTLTEVQAGGLVVGLVALFEIGLFVARWRSGEGDDGDA, from the coding sequence ATGCCGGAGGATCCGGACGACTCGGGGCTCTCGAAGGACGACGAGCAGCCGCCACGCGAGCCGGACCTCCCCGGTGGCGACCCCGCCGGTGAGCCCGTCGACGACGACGCCGAGGACTCCACGGGAGACACGACCGGGGAGTCGGTGGAAGCTGCAGCCGCCCGGGCGGTCGAGGCCATGACCGACGAGGCCGACGCCCCGGACGAGACGGGCGACGACACGACCGACGGAGCGCCGGCGGACGTTCCAGACGAGCCGGCGGACGTCCCCGTCGAGTCGCCCGCGACCGGCGATGACATCCACATGGGGCCGCACGACCCTGCCCCGGCGGGAGACGCCGACCAGGACGGCGGCCCCCCGAGCGAGGCCGACGGCGGCGAATCGGTGCCGGTCGGCCACGCCGCCGGTGCGACCAGGCCGAGCGAGGCCATCGGCGAGAACCCGACGACGCCAGACGACCCGGGCGACCCGTTCGACGACGACGAGGAGTTCGGGGGACCACCGGACGACGAGGAACTGCCGCTGGCGGTCCACATCGAGGAGATGGTCCGCCGGCTCGGGGTCGTCCTGCTCGCTGCGGCGGCGGCGAGCGCGCTCGCCATCCCGGCGTCCGAGCAGATCATCACGACGATGTGGTACGACCTGCTCCCGGCGACCACGGAGATCACCCGTCCGCACCTGTACTCGCCGCTCGAGTTCATCCTGACGAAGATCAAGGTGGCGAGCCTCGCGGGTATCGTCGTCGCGCTCCCGCTGTTCGTCTACGAGTCCTACCTGTTCATGCGTCCCGGGCTCTACCCCAAGGAGCGCCGCTACTACCTCGCCTCGGTCCCGGTGAGCCTCGTGCTCGCGGTCGCGGGGATGGCGTTCGCGTACTTCCTCGTGCTGCCGGCGTTGTTCGAGTACTTCCTCTACTACACCGAGGGCTCGGCGAACATCGCGTTCGCGCTCTCCGATACGTTCAACCTCATCATCACGCTGATGGCGTTCCAGGCCATCGTCTTCCAGATCCCGCTGCTCATCATGCTCGCCATCATGATGGGCATCACGACCCGGCAGTGGCTCCAGGACCGCCGGCTGCTGTTCTGGGGCGCGTTCATGGGTATCTCGTTCCTGTTCTCGCCGGACCCGACCGGTGTCGCGCCCTTCATCGTCGCGGCGTCGATGATCGGGCTGTTCGAGGGGACGCTGCTGCTGCTGAAGTGGACGCGGGAGACCTCGCCGGTGCCGACGGCCGAGGAGCTCGGTGACAGCCGCCCGAAGGTGTACGTGCTGGCCGGGCTGGTCGGCTACGCGCTCGGCCCGTGGCCCATCCCGACGGGCTACTACGGCGAGCTCCCGCCCGCGGTGACCGACGCGCTGGCGACGCTCGGGCTCGGTGACGCCACGGCGCTGCTGCTCGGGGCCGCCATCGTGTTCGTGTTCGAGCTGGCCGCCTTCGTGAACAAGAACTACGTCGGGAGCCTGCGCGTGTGGGACCTCGTCCAGGCGGCCCGTGTCCCGGTGTGGCTGGGTGCCCTCGTCGTCGGCTACCTCGGCACGCCGGAGCCGCGCGCGGTCGAACTCGTCGAGCGGGTGACGCTGACCGAGGTCCAGGCCGGCGGGCTGGTCGTCGGGCTCGTCGCCCTCTTCGAGATCGGGCTGTTCGTTGCACGCTGGCGGAGCGGCGAGGGCGACGACGGCGACGCCTGA
- a CDS encoding DNA polymerase sliding clamp has translation MADSETPQSAQPPADPASDSLHAIAPAETLRRTVSLVGALVDECRIQFGDDGVEITAIDPANVAAVGLSVDREAFEAYDADGEILGVDLDRFGDVLSMADRDALVDLALDPETRRLHLNVDGLEYTLALVDPDSIRSSPPREDLAYDAPAEVVIDESGLDRAVSAADMVSDHLALAVDSESETFHVDAEGDTDDVSLSRESDDLVDISPGDACSLFSLDYLRDVTREIPSGTAVTLELGTEEPLVLGYAFADGAGSVEYFVSPRIARR, from the coding sequence ATGGCCGACAGCGAAACCCCACAGTCCGCCCAGCCGCCAGCCGACCCGGCATCCGACAGCCTGCACGCCATCGCGCCGGCAGAGACGCTTCGGCGGACCGTCTCGCTCGTCGGCGCGCTCGTCGACGAGTGCCGCATCCAGTTCGGCGACGATGGCGTCGAGATAACCGCCATCGACCCCGCCAACGTCGCCGCCGTCGGGCTCTCGGTCGACCGGGAGGCGTTCGAGGCGTACGACGCGGACGGCGAGATTCTGGGTGTGGACCTCGACCGCTTCGGCGACGTGCTCTCGATGGCCGACCGGGACGCCCTCGTCGACCTCGCCCTCGACCCCGAGACGCGCCGGCTGCACCTCAACGTCGACGGGCTGGAGTACACGCTCGCGCTCGTCGACCCAGACAGCATCCGCTCGTCCCCGCCTCGGGAGGACCTCGCATACGACGCCCCGGCCGAGGTCGTCATCGACGAGTCGGGGCTCGACCGGGCGGTTTCAGCGGCGGATATGGTCTCGGACCACCTCGCGCTCGCCGTGGACTCCGAGAGCGAGACGTTCCACGTCGATGCGGAGGGCGACACCGACGACGTGTCGCTCAGCCGCGAATCCGACGACCTCGTCGACATCTCGCCGGGCGACGCGTGCTCACTGTTCAGCCTCGACTACCTGCGCGACGTGACCCGCGAGATCCCCTCGGGAACCGCCGTGACGCTCGAACTCGGCACCGAGGAGCCGCTGGTTCTCGGTTACGCGTTCGCCGACGGCGCGGGCTCGGTGGAGTACTTCGTCTCGCCGCGCATCGCGCGCCGGTGA
- a CDS encoding twin-arginine translocase subunit TatC, whose amino-acid sequence MSSVIGEDTARTINSGRETAGVMLRALQKHLQKVFIVFLVGMLGTIYSLRLFIWEFLQQNTQQRMPPEIALQVEVIARTPFDVILLQFKIGVVVGALLALPLLLYFAKDSLARRGFQPEVPLSRWQIGGIVGAVFILFVLGIIYAYVVFFPFMFEFLATNAVNASIKPSYDITMWTEFIVFLTFSFGLAAQLPLMMSSLSYVELVSYEFWRDNWRYAFLIIFVFGALFSPPDPFTQIMWAIPLISLYVLSLGFAKVVTNLNRAGGSGPNAPDQSLFRRRMYQLIAIAVVSAAGTATFFGTRATRVVSEQLFPAIPSMVRPGPLYPTSDPVSLVVVGLQGAFVLAGSVLVIYTLHMLRQPVVPKGGTRPGDPTGIDVGQLDAAGVQAAPPEVFMEMSEEEAVGYAREAMDADEPDKAEAVLNRFDEAEEAREAEEAAQEEPKSLADPTSMGMERNSHENHAEDEAEEGGFLSRTTAGVVDPFTEDETTEEDIGGYYYDVMFIFESITSKLFRVVGLFMVVMFGSFYWLYTGGLGDIKRNFIKRIPPAVRGDPAAVGFDTAFEAGKPLMDAMTVAPGVPQAPSSGPANPGAVASGQPYSEIVASMGGPSEVGLIVALHPVEALIFEVKVSFLLGVAAALPVFMYYAWPAMKERGIVSTGENSTFLVWGVALFVGFVIGSVLGYFIVAPTIISYLVADAIQADMVISYRLKSFFWLIFFTTLGIGIFIDIIVTMLLFHWGNIVKYRTFREFWRPIVVSIFLAAALFSPSGVLTMLVLSIPIAMAYLLGLGLLSIATIPWRLRGGGGGGGEPEEPAAEEAA is encoded by the coding sequence ATGAGTTCCGTCATCGGTGAGGACACCGCCCGGACCATCAACAGCGGGCGGGAGACCGCCGGCGTGATGCTTCGTGCCCTCCAGAAGCATCTCCAGAAGGTGTTCATCGTGTTCCTCGTCGGGATGCTCGGGACCATCTACTCGCTTCGCCTGTTCATCTGGGAGTTCCTCCAGCAGAACACCCAGCAGCGGATGCCGCCCGAGATCGCCCTGCAGGTCGAGGTCATCGCCCGGACGCCGTTCGACGTCATCCTGCTCCAGTTCAAGATCGGGGTCGTCGTCGGCGCACTGCTCGCACTGCCGCTCCTGCTCTACTTCGCGAAGGACTCGCTGGCCCGGCGTGGCTTCCAGCCCGAGGTGCCGCTGTCGCGCTGGCAGATCGGCGGCATCGTCGGCGCGGTGTTCATCCTGTTCGTCCTCGGCATCATCTACGCGTACGTCGTCTTCTTCCCCTTCATGTTCGAGTTCCTGGCGACGAACGCGGTGAACGCGTCCATCAAGCCCAGCTACGACATCACGATGTGGACCGAGTTCATCGTGTTCCTCACGTTCTCGTTCGGGCTCGCGGCGCAGCTACCACTGATGATGTCGTCGCTCTCCTACGTCGAGCTCGTCTCCTACGAGTTCTGGCGCGACAACTGGCGCTACGCGTTCCTCATCATCTTCGTCTTCGGCGCGCTGTTCTCCCCGCCGGACCCGTTCACGCAGATCATGTGGGCCATCCCGCTCATCTCGCTGTACGTGCTGAGCCTTGGCTTCGCGAAGGTCGTCACGAACCTGAACCGGGCGGGCGGCTCCGGACCGAACGCCCCCGACCAGAGCCTGTTCAGGAGGCGGATGTACCAGCTCATCGCCATCGCCGTCGTCTCGGCGGCCGGCACCGCCACCTTCTTCGGTACCCGCGCGACCCGGGTCGTCTCCGAGCAGCTGTTCCCGGCCATCCCGTCGATGGTCCGGCCCGGCCCGCTCTACCCGACGAGCGACCCCGTCTCGCTGGTCGTCGTCGGGCTCCAGGGTGCGTTCGTCCTCGCCGGCTCGGTGCTGGTCATCTACACCCTCCACATGCTCCGCCAGCCGGTCGTCCCGAAGGGCGGCACCCGGCCGGGCGACCCCACGGGCATCGACGTCGGCCAGCTCGACGCCGCCGGCGTCCAGGCGGCCCCGCCCGAGGTGTTCATGGAGATGAGCGAGGAGGAGGCCGTCGGCTACGCCCGCGAGGCGATGGACGCCGACGAGCCCGACAAGGCCGAGGCCGTGCTGAACCGGTTCGACGAGGCCGAGGAAGCGCGGGAGGCGGAGGAGGCCGCCCAGGAGGAGCCGAAGTCCCTCGCCGACCCCACCAGCATGGGGATGGAGCGCAACAGTCACGAGAACCACGCCGAGGACGAGGCGGAGGAGGGTGGGTTCCTCTCGCGGACCACCGCCGGCGTGGTCGACCCGTTCACCGAGGACGAGACGACCGAGGAGGACATCGGCGGCTACTACTACGACGTGATGTTCATCTTCGAGTCGATCACCTCGAAGCTGTTCCGCGTCGTCGGCCTGTTCATGGTCGTCATGTTCGGCAGCTTCTACTGGCTGTACACGGGTGGCCTCGGCGACATCAAGCGGAACTTCATCAAGCGCATCCCGCCCGCCGTCCGTGGCGACCCCGCGGCCGTCGGCTTCGACACGGCGTTCGAGGCGGGCAAGCCGCTCATGGACGCGATGACCGTCGCACCCGGCGTCCCGCAGGCCCCGTCGAGCGGCCCCGCGAACCCGGGTGCGGTCGCCAGCGGCCAGCCCTACTCGGAGATCGTCGCCAGCATGGGCGGTCCGAGCGAGGTCGGGCTCATCGTCGCGCTCCACCCCGTCGAGGCGCTCATCTTCGAGGTGAAGGTGAGCTTCCTGCTCGGCGTCGCCGCCGCGCTGCCGGTGTTCATGTACTACGCCTGGCCCGCGATGAAGGAACGGGGCATCGTCTCGACCGGCGAGAACTCGACGTTCCTCGTCTGGGGCGTCGCGCTGTTCGTCGGTTTCGTCATCGGGAGCGTGCTCGGGTACTTCATCGTCGCGCCGACCATCATCTCGTACCTGGTCGCCGACGCCATCCAGGCGGACATGGTCATCTCCTACCGCCTGAAGAGCTTCTTCTGGCTCATCTTCTTCACCACCCTCGGTATCGGCATCTTCATTGACATCATCGTCACGATGCTGCTGTTCCACTGGGGGAACATCGTGAAGTACCGGACGTTCCGTGAGTTCTGGCGGCCCATCGTCGTGAGCATCTTCCTCGCGGCGGCGCTGTTCTCGCCATCGGGCGTCCTGACGATGCTGGTCCTCTCCATCCCCATCGCCATGGCGTACCTCCTCGGGCTCGGCCTGCTCAGCATCGCGACGATCCCCTGGCGGCTCCGAGGCGGCGGCGGTGGCGGCGGCGAGCCCGAGGAGCCGGCCGCGGAGGAGGCGGCCTGA
- a CDS encoding 23S rRNA (uridine(2552)-2'-O)-methyltransferase: MARKDHWYNKSKQEGYRSRAAYKLKQLDRKEGLFGPGNTVVDLGAAPGGWLQVAAEEVGSRGTVIGVDFQRITAFDEEYDDWIETIRGDMTDEETKEQVREAAGNEVDVVLSDMAPNMTGEYQLDHARSVHLARQAFETALDVLDTGGDFAVKVFQGQDLDDLREDIEAEFQYVRTTTPEASRDESSEVYLVAKHRLTAPVRPGDTLEVTIEDVGSEGDGIAKVEGFTLFVDGADEGETVEVEVREVKPRFGFAEPL, from the coding sequence ATGGCGCGCAAGGACCACTGGTACAACAAGTCGAAACAGGAGGGGTACCGCTCGCGGGCGGCGTACAAGCTCAAACAGCTCGACCGGAAGGAGGGACTGTTCGGCCCCGGAAACACGGTCGTCGACCTCGGGGCCGCCCCGGGCGGCTGGCTGCAGGTCGCTGCCGAGGAGGTCGGCTCCCGCGGCACGGTCATCGGCGTCGACTTCCAGCGCATCACGGCGTTCGACGAGGAGTACGACGACTGGATAGAGACCATCCGCGGCGACATGACCGACGAGGAGACGAAGGAGCAGGTCCGCGAGGCGGCCGGCAACGAGGTCGACGTGGTGCTCTCGGACATGGCCCCGAACATGACCGGCGAGTACCAGCTCGACCACGCCCGCTCCGTGCACCTCGCCCGGCAGGCGTTCGAGACCGCACTGGACGTGCTCGACACCGGCGGCGACTTCGCCGTGAAGGTGTTCCAGGGCCAGGACCTCGACGACCTTCGCGAGGACATCGAGGCGGAGTTCCAGTACGTCCGGACGACGACCCCCGAAGCGTCGCGTGACGAGTCCTCCGAGGTGTACCTGGTCGCCAAGCACCGCCTGACCGCGCCCGTCCGCCCCGGTGACACCCTCGAGGTGACCATCGAGGACGTCGGCAGCGAGGGCGACGGCATCGCCAAGGTCGAGGGCTTCACGCTGTTCGTCGACGGTGCCGACGAGGGTGAGACCGTCGAGGTCGAGGTTCGCGAGGTCAAGCCCCGGTTCGGCTTCGCGGAGCCGCTGTAG
- a CDS encoding mechanosensitive ion channel family protein codes for MLPLQLGLDLGQYVAPIISAITTVVIFVVVFVVLFVLGRVVVTRAVEKSLRQRGFEETLVGLATSVTTTVVAVLAIALAATVAGFGVVLAAFATLAGALALAVGFAAQDLIANFVAGVFILQDEPFTTGDWIEWNGNGGVVREIELRVTKLDTFDNELVTVPNSELANTAVVNNVANDERRVSVGFGIGYGDDIEAAREAIVDEASKIDAAFDDPAPSAPVVELGDSAVVLSGRLWIDPREDSYGAVRSEFLEAVKERLDAEGIDMPYPNTELSGDIEVRNVDAGVADD; via the coding sequence ATGCTACCACTTCAGTTGGGGCTCGACCTCGGGCAGTACGTCGCACCGATCATCAGCGCCATCACGACCGTCGTCATCTTCGTCGTGGTGTTCGTGGTCCTGTTCGTGCTCGGACGGGTCGTCGTGACCCGTGCGGTCGAGAAGAGCCTCCGGCAGCGTGGCTTCGAGGAGACGCTCGTCGGACTCGCCACGAGCGTGACGACCACCGTCGTCGCCGTCCTCGCCATCGCACTGGCCGCGACCGTCGCCGGCTTCGGCGTCGTCCTCGCGGCGTTCGCGACACTCGCCGGCGCGCTCGCGCTCGCGGTCGGCTTCGCCGCACAGGACCTCATCGCCAACTTCGTCGCTGGCGTGTTCATCCTGCAGGACGAGCCGTTCACGACCGGTGACTGGATCGAGTGGAACGGCAACGGCGGCGTCGTCCGCGAGATCGAGCTCCGGGTGACGAAGCTCGACACGTTCGACAACGAGCTGGTGACGGTCCCGAACAGCGAACTCGCCAACACGGCGGTCGTCAACAACGTGGCGAACGACGAGCGTCGGGTGTCCGTCGGCTTCGGCATCGGCTACGGCGACGACATCGAGGCGGCCCGCGAGGCCATCGTCGACGAGGCGTCGAAGATCGATGCCGCCTTCGACGACCCCGCGCCGTCGGCACCCGTCGTGGAGCTGGGCGACTCCGCCGTCGTGCTCTCGGGCCGGCTCTGGATCGACCCGCGCGAGGACAGCTACGGGGCGGTTCGGTCGGAGTTCCTCGAAGCTGTCAAGGAGCGCCTCGACGCCGAGGGTATCGACATGCCGTACCCGAACACGGAGCTCTCGGGCGACATCGAGGTCAGGAACGTCGACGCGGGGGTCGCGGACGACTGA